The following proteins are co-located in the Solanum pennellii chromosome 1, SPENNV200 genome:
- the LOC107020152 gene encoding prostatic spermine-binding protein-like, translated as MTDKINDKYIRNFIGIKNVTTTTDNDDDNDDDYGEDDDNEDDDDKEDDDDNDDDDDDKEDDDHKEDDDDSDDDDDEDDKDYNNDKDNYNNNENNDDDQNDDDYDDNDDENNDVKDDDDDNNDNDNDDDNNDDDDNYNNNDDDENNNNDDDKYNKDNDVDNNDDDGNNDNESDNGNDNDDNNDDDNDGDDNNNDDNNNEHENNDDDVNDDDEDNEND; from the exons ATGACAGATAAAATC AATGACAAGTACATACGTAATTTTATTGGAATTAAAaatgtaacaacaacaacagacAACGATGACGACAACGATGACGACTACGGAGAAGACGATGACAACGAGGACGATGATGACAAGGAAGACGATGACGAcaatgatgacgatgatgatgataaggAGGACGATGATCACAAGGAGGACGATGACGacagtgatgatgatgatgatgaggacgATAAAGACTACAACAACGACAAggacaactacaacaacaacgaGAACAACGACGATGATCAAAACGACGATGACTATGAC GACAACGACGATGAAAACAATGACGTCAAAGACGACGACGACGACAACAACGACAATGACAATGATGACGACAACAATGACGACGACGACAATTACAACAACAATGATGACGAtgaaaacaacaacaacgacgacgaCAAATACAACAAAGACAACGATGTCGACAACAATGATGACGACGGCAACAATGATAATGAAAGTGACAACGGCAACGACAACGATGACAACAACGATGACGATAATGATGGCGACGACAATAACaacgacgacaacaacaacgaacATGAAAATAATGACGATGACGTCAACGACGACGACGAAGACAACGAAAATGACTAA